The sequence AGCTGGCCCGCGGGGAGTCCGGCCGCGAGCGAGGCGAGGTCAGTGTTGACGGATCCGGACGCTCGCGGCCCCAGGCGGGTTTCACGGAGCAAGCGACGACCGCTGGTGTCGTGCACACGGACCACGACGTCGGCGTGATCGGTGAGCGTGAAGTGCAGGGCGCCCTCGACCACGGCGAGGCCGCGGATCTCGACGCCGAGGTCCACCCTGCGCAGGCCGCTGTGCTCACCCCAGCGGTCCACGAGCACCGCGCTGCCACGCCCCTCGCGCGTGACGGTCCCACGGCTGTGGTCGTGCACGGTCACTCTCGGCACGTGCACGCCGCGCGGTTCCTGGAGTCCTTCGCGGAGGCTCGCCAGGGGCACGAGGTCGGAGGTGAACTTGCGGACCTCGCCTCCGCGCGGCGAGGCCGCGTAGACGTTGCCCCGGGCATCGGTGTCGAGCGAGGTGATC comes from Candidatus Krumholzibacteriia bacterium and encodes:
- a CDS encoding FlgD immunoglobulin-like domain containing protein translates to ITSLDTDARGNVYAASPRGGEVRKFTSDLVPLASLREGLQEPRGVHVPRVTVHDHSRGTVTREGRGSAVLVDRWGEHSGLRRVDLGVEIRGLAVVEGALHFTLTDHADVVVRVHDTSGRRLLRETRLGPRASGSVNTDLASLAAGLPAGQLTLEIEAVSHHDAARTSRSTVEFTSDGDRSARPRTALVLGASPNPFNPRTTIEFVVPDGRSLEASLEIVDTRGRVVRRLPPRRYAPGRHGFDWNGTDDTGETVGSGIYLYRVELGDTSFSGKLALVK